From a region of the Candidatus Brocadia sp. genome:
- the mrdA gene encoding penicillin-binding protein 2, with product MFSFRFKTIFILFILFFVCIIVRLFQLQIVESDKYKGISKTRRIATHPLDSTRGSIFDRNGNILAIDQHTFDISVNYKNLLYCSITLMKKTIPRITGLEVHKQTKKSCRDCHANQDIWLKKLSHLLNIPQVKLLECTGQAIEKVEKLKQNMEQKYGRAIRIKEETDFYPIVSEVDWEKIIQIETKQDDFPGIRVTPRPERIYPEQTLASHILGYIGKLTADEWQAQSDKWNNFILASSSAGHETMSLLYDGYAENDMIGRTGVEAYYEDELHGLRGKRFEEITCKNTQIEKVVLERPPVPGNDLYLTIDSQIQAHAEKSLGTNSGAIIVMNPWTGEIVAMASNPRFNPNTVEKDFRKLNKHPSKPFLNRAIQGALPPGSIFKVITTTAALSSNRITTQTTFECPGYIRYKNILFRCWSEYGHGLVTAEDAIPYSCNVFFFETAKMLPGETLYSWAKKFGIGEKTGIDLPHEKAGNIPKLATTASTMNVAIGQGALLTTPLQLARVYAAIANGGTLVQPHILLKITNSQGETVRTFQSKNIQKLSVSPDIINMLRTSLQEVVSRGTAKGKGLDVYKVAGKTGTAETGRHKDNHAWFVGYAPYDNPEYCFVILVEHTPGHGGDVAGPIARELMTLLFPEIDAAS from the coding sequence ATGTTTTCTTTCCGTTTCAAGACAATATTTATTCTTTTTATTTTGTTTTTTGTCTGCATCATTGTCCGGCTCTTTCAGCTCCAGATTGTCGAAAGCGACAAATACAAAGGCATCTCAAAAACCCGTCGCATCGCCACCCATCCCCTGGATTCAACACGGGGTTCGATTTTCGACAGAAACGGGAATATCCTGGCCATCGACCAGCACACCTTTGACATATCTGTGAATTACAAGAACCTGCTCTATTGCTCTATAACGCTCATGAAAAAAACCATTCCACGAATTACCGGACTGGAAGTGCACAAGCAGACAAAAAAATCGTGCCGTGATTGCCATGCAAATCAGGATATCTGGTTGAAAAAACTATCCCATCTGCTGAATATTCCGCAAGTGAAGTTATTAGAATGTACAGGCCAGGCAATCGAAAAAGTCGAGAAATTAAAGCAGAATATGGAACAAAAATACGGCAGGGCAATCCGCATAAAAGAAGAAACAGATTTTTATCCCATTGTTTCAGAAGTTGACTGGGAAAAGATTATTCAAATAGAGACAAAGCAAGATGATTTTCCCGGCATACGTGTTACTCCCCGGCCGGAAAGAATTTATCCGGAGCAAACGCTCGCCTCACACATCTTAGGGTATATAGGAAAACTTACCGCGGACGAATGGCAGGCACAGAGCGATAAATGGAATAATTTCATCCTCGCTTCCAGCAGCGCCGGCCACGAAACCATGTCGCTGCTCTATGACGGCTATGCTGAAAATGACATGATCGGCAGAACGGGGGTCGAGGCATACTACGAAGACGAATTGCATGGATTGCGAGGCAAGAGATTTGAAGAAATTACCTGCAAAAACACCCAGATTGAAAAAGTCGTGCTGGAAAGGCCTCCCGTTCCTGGAAACGACCTTTATCTCACCATCGACAGCCAAATTCAGGCCCATGCAGAAAAATCACTTGGTACAAATTCAGGCGCTATTATCGTTATGAACCCCTGGACAGGCGAAATAGTCGCCATGGCCAGCAACCCACGCTTTAATCCCAATACGGTTGAAAAGGACTTTCGCAAACTGAACAAGCACCCCTCAAAGCCCTTTCTCAACCGTGCCATACAGGGGGCATTGCCGCCAGGATCCATTTTCAAAGTGATTACGACAACCGCAGCCCTGAGTTCAAATAGAATAACAACCCAAACGACCTTTGAGTGTCCGGGTTATATCAGATATAAGAATATCCTTTTTCGATGCTGGTCGGAGTATGGCCACGGATTGGTTACCGCCGAGGACGCTATTCCCTATTCCTGCAACGTATTTTTCTTTGAGACGGCAAAGATGCTTCCCGGGGAGACGTTATACTCATGGGCAAAAAAGTTTGGTATTGGCGAGAAGACAGGCATTGACCTTCCCCATGAAAAGGCTGGCAATATACCAAAATTAGCCACCACTGCTTCGACCATGAACGTTGCCATCGGGCAGGGGGCGTTGCTTACCACGCCGCTTCAGCTGGCACGGGTGTATGCGGCCATAGCAAACGGCGGGACGTTAGTGCAGCCCCATATTCTCTTAAAAATTACCAATAGCCAGGGGGAAACCGTTCGGACCTTTCAATCGAAAAATATCCAGAAACTCTCCGTGTCGCCTGATATTATCAACATGTTGCGCACCTCCTTGCAGGAGGTTGTCAGCCGCGGCACTGCTAAAGGCAAGGGACTGGATGTCTATAAGGTCGCCGGTAAAACAGGCACGGCCGAAACCGGACGTCATAAAGACAACCATGCCTGGTTTGTTGGTTACGCACCCTATGATAACCCGGAATACTGTTTTGTCATCCTCGTGGAACACACACCGGGACATGGCGGAGACGTTGCGGGGCCTATTGCCAGAGAACTTATGACACTGTTGTTTCCGGAAATAGACGCGGCTTCATAG
- the rfbA gene encoding glucose-1-phosphate thymidylyltransferase RfbA translates to MKGIVLAGGRATRLYPVTKAVCKQLLPVYDKPMIYYPLSVLMLAGIRDILIISSPEALPRFRDLLGDGTDYGIDLRYAEQCKPRGLADAFLVGEHFIGNDKVCLVLGDNIFFGHGLSEMLKAAALGKEGATVFGYYVKDPQRYGVIEFDKDHQAISIEEKPAQPRSHWAVTGLYFYDNAVVGLAKDVKPSKRGELEITDINNAYLLKKQLNVQLMGRGYAWLDTGTYDSLIDASLFIKTIEERQGLKIGCIEEVAYRMGFINAGQVNKLASQINTSYGEYLKKILLEEE, encoded by the coding sequence ATGAAAGGTATCGTCCTTGCCGGAGGCAGGGCAACACGGCTGTATCCCGTAACGAAGGCGGTTTGCAAACAACTGCTTCCCGTTTACGACAAGCCCATGATCTATTATCCTTTGTCAGTTCTGATGCTGGCAGGAATACGGGATATCCTGATCATTTCTTCCCCTGAGGCGCTGCCCAGATTCAGAGATTTATTGGGCGACGGGACCGATTATGGAATAGATCTCCGGTATGCGGAACAATGCAAACCGCGGGGGCTGGCGGACGCCTTTCTCGTTGGTGAACATTTTATCGGCAACGACAAGGTCTGCCTTGTATTAGGCGACAATATCTTTTTTGGCCACGGTCTTTCAGAGATGTTAAAAGCAGCCGCCCTGGGAAAAGAAGGGGCCACCGTCTTTGGGTATTACGTGAAGGACCCTCAACGATACGGAGTTATTGAATTCGATAAGGATCACCAGGCAATCTCCATTGAGGAAAAGCCTGCACAGCCAAGATCACATTGGGCTGTTACAGGACTTTATTTTTATGATAATGCCGTAGTCGGACTCGCAAAGGACGTCAAACCGTCAAAAAGAGGTGAATTGGAGATTACCGATATCAACAATGCGTACCTCCTGAAAAAACAATTAAACGTGCAACTCATGGGGCGTGGCTATGCCTGGCTTGATACCGGAACGTACGACTCTCTCATTGATGCGTCACTCTTTATCAAAACGATTGAGGAGAGACAGGGACTTAAGATTGGCTGTATTGAAGAGGTTGCTTACCGGATGGGCTTTATTAACGCCGGCCAGGTGAATAAATTGGCAAGCCAGATCAATACCAGCTACGGCGAATATTTAAAAAAGATTTTGCTCGAGGAAGAGTAA
- the rfbC gene encoding dTDP-4-dehydrorhamnose 3,5-epimerase translates to MPFSFKKLAIPEVLLIEPAVFPDTRGAFAELYKYPDFFRAGIPKQIVQINYSRSDRYVLRGLHYQKNPMAQGKIMSVLSGEIFDVAVDIRQGSPSYRKWVCETLSSANMKMLYIPEGFAHGFCVLSEKAEITYQCTNTYSPEHERGILWNDPDLAIPWPLNHPLLSEKDGRFPPLKNADNNFVYGM, encoded by the coding sequence ATGCCCTTCTCTTTTAAAAAACTTGCGATACCAGAGGTGCTTCTCATTGAACCTGCGGTATTTCCGGATACCAGGGGGGCTTTTGCAGAACTGTACAAGTATCCCGACTTTTTTCGCGCCGGCATACCAAAACAGATCGTTCAGATCAACTACTCAAGGTCAGACAGGTATGTCCTGAGAGGACTCCATTACCAGAAAAACCCCATGGCGCAGGGGAAAATTATGAGCGTCCTGTCGGGCGAGATATTCGATGTTGCTGTGGATATACGGCAAGGATCGCCCTCGTACCGAAAGTGGGTTTGTGAAACCTTATCATCGGCAAATATGAAAATGCTGTATATCCCCGAAGGTTTTGCGCATGGATTCTGCGTGCTCTCTGAAAAAGCGGAAATCACCTATCAATGCACCAATACCTATTCACCGGAGCATGAGCGGGGCATTCTCTGGAACGACCCTGATTTAGCTATACCATGGCCTCTGAACCATCCGCTTTTATCAGAGAAAGACGGCCGATTCCCCCCGTTAAAAAATGCGGATAATAATTTTGTGTACGGCATGTGA
- a CDS encoding YifB family Mg chelatase-like AAA ATPase yields the protein MLAKVKSVAVFGIDAYLLDIEVYIATGDMPYIAIVGLPDTAVKESRDRVKAAINNSGYRFPYGPMTINLAPADRKKEGPVFELPIAIGILIATKQIKVSDVQEYAIVGELSLDGKLRPVKGCLSMAFKCKEMGIKKFLVPSENASEAAVIDGIDTIPVKTLADTVGILTAALPAVPCKVELSTVFRESSGYDVDYADVKGQEHAKRALTVAVAGNHNVIMVGPPGAGKTMLAQRIPTIMPSLTLEEALETTKIYSVVGLLPPGQSLIVTRPFRAPHHTISTAGLIGGGSFPRPGEISLSHNGVLFLDELPEFDRKTIEVLRQPLETGCVTISRAMSSVTYPAQFFVCLALNPCPCGFFTDHQKVCRCTPHQIQTYMSKVSGPLLDRIDIQIEVPSVRYRELVSEKDAQSSKEIREKIAVARTMQKERFRDQAIMVNAHMSSRHIKKYCVVEKTAEVLLHQAMTELGLSARGYSKILKVARTIADLDESGLIKPEHVSEAIQYRNLDRGLWK from the coding sequence ATGCTGGCAAAAGTCAAAAGCGTAGCTGTTTTTGGTATTGATGCGTATCTCCTGGATATTGAAGTTTATATTGCCACGGGTGATATGCCGTATATTGCCATCGTTGGGTTGCCGGATACGGCGGTGAAAGAAAGCCGCGATCGTGTCAAAGCGGCCATCAATAATAGCGGTTACCGGTTTCCCTATGGGCCCATGACTATCAATCTTGCCCCGGCAGACCGCAAGAAGGAGGGGCCGGTCTTTGAATTGCCCATAGCAATCGGCATCCTTATCGCAACGAAACAAATTAAGGTGTCCGATGTCCAGGAGTACGCTATTGTCGGTGAATTATCTCTCGACGGCAAGCTCCGCCCGGTCAAGGGTTGTTTATCCATGGCATTTAAGTGCAAGGAGATGGGAATAAAAAAATTTCTCGTGCCATCGGAAAATGCATCTGAGGCGGCTGTTATTGACGGCATCGACACGATTCCGGTCAAAACCCTTGCTGATACCGTAGGTATTTTAACCGCAGCACTTCCTGCTGTTCCCTGTAAAGTTGAACTGAGCACGGTGTTCAGGGAATCTTCCGGGTATGACGTTGATTATGCAGACGTAAAAGGACAGGAACATGCCAAAAGGGCGCTGACGGTTGCCGTTGCGGGAAATCATAACGTTATCATGGTAGGGCCGCCAGGGGCAGGCAAGACCATGCTTGCACAGCGTATTCCTACCATCATGCCATCCCTTACCCTGGAAGAGGCTTTAGAAACAACAAAGATTTATAGCGTTGTGGGACTTCTTCCGCCGGGGCAGTCGTTGATTGTAACGAGACCCTTCCGTGCGCCCCATCATACAATCAGCACTGCCGGATTAATCGGGGGGGGTTCATTTCCACGGCCAGGCGAAATTAGCCTTTCCCACAATGGGGTATTGTTTCTGGATGAACTTCCGGAATTTGACCGAAAAACGATCGAGGTGCTCAGGCAACCGCTTGAAACAGGTTGTGTGACGATTTCACGAGCCATGAGTTCCGTCACCTATCCGGCCCAATTTTTTGTTTGTTTGGCGCTCAATCCCTGCCCGTGTGGCTTTTTCACCGATCATCAGAAGGTGTGCCGTTGCACGCCTCATCAAATCCAGACGTACATGTCAAAGGTTTCGGGGCCATTATTGGATAGGATTGACATTCAGATAGAAGTGCCGTCTGTCCGGTACCGCGAGCTTGTTTCAGAGAAGGATGCACAATCATCAAAAGAGATACGGGAAAAAATTGCGGTAGCCCGCACGATGCAAAAAGAACGGTTTCGGGATCAGGCAATCATGGTGAACGCGCATATGTCTTCCAGGCACATCAAAAAATACTGTGTTGTGGAAAAAACCGCAGAAGTGTTGCTTCATCAGGCAATGACCGAATTGGGGCTTTCCGCCCGGGGCTACAGTAAGATTCTCAAGGTTGCCCGTACGATTGCCGACCTGGATGAAAGTGGGCTGATAAAGCCGGAGCATGTATCAGAAGCAATACAGTACCGAAACCTGGACAGGGGTCTGTGGAAATGA
- a CDS encoding DUF542 domain-containing protein, which produces MITKDMVINDVIRKYPKTVTVFSNFKVDACCGGGFSIEKTVATSGIDMNALLAALNKVVQAGSK; this is translated from the coding sequence ATGATTACCAAAGACATGGTTATTAATGATGTGATCAGGAAATATCCGAAGACCGTTACGGTTTTCAGCAATTTTAAAGTGGATGCGTGTTGTGGCGGCGGTTTCAGTATTGAAAAGACCGTGGCTACAAGCGGGATAGACATGAATGCCTTGCTTGCGGCTTTAAATAAGGTTGTACAAGCCGGCAGCAAGTAG
- a CDS encoding formate/nitrite transporter family protein — MSDMQNNGTNQEYALPVIEIDAYAPAKMADRVGHVGVAKSQLSTLTTLALSILAGVFIALGMQLSMLVTHTATNNYGLNQLVGGVAFTLALILIVIAGAELFTGNCLIAMSFMARKITGRDLARNLIVAFVGNFIGALTLVLWIYNSNQWTINNYLLGAKIVLAANDKVNIPFGAAFCRGVLCNALVCLGIWLCYSGRSNLDKILALLWPISCLIACGFEHCVVNMWLIPMALILKGNSSVLEAIARIHEGPADLSHLTFFHGFLINNLVPVVLGNLFGGVVLIAGAYWFVYLRPSRTI; from the coding sequence ATGTCTGATATGCAGAATAACGGCACAAATCAGGAGTATGCCTTGCCCGTCATTGAAATTGACGCCTACGCTCCGGCGAAGATGGCCGATCGGGTAGGGCATGTTGGTGTGGCAAAATCTCAGCTCAGCACGCTGACAACGCTGGCGTTGAGCATTCTTGCGGGCGTCTTTATTGCGTTGGGTATGCAGCTCTCCATGCTCGTTACTCATACCGCCACCAATAACTACGGCTTAAACCAGCTGGTCGGCGGCGTAGCGTTTACCTTAGCCTTGATTCTGATCGTCATTGCCGGCGCCGAACTTTTTACCGGAAATTGCCTCATCGCCATGTCCTTTATGGCAAGGAAGATTACCGGCAGGGACCTTGCCAGAAATTTGATCGTTGCCTTTGTTGGCAACTTTATCGGCGCGCTCACCCTCGTGCTATGGATTTACAACTCCAACCAGTGGACGATCAACAACTATCTTCTCGGCGCTAAAATTGTTCTTGCAGCAAACGACAAAGTAAATATCCCCTTTGGCGCCGCTTTTTGCCGCGGGGTGCTCTGTAATGCATTAGTATGTCTGGGTATCTGGTTATGCTACAGCGGAAGAAGCAATCTGGACAAGATACTGGCATTGCTGTGGCCTATCTCCTGTCTCATTGCCTGTGGATTTGAACATTGTGTCGTTAATATGTGGCTGATTCCCATGGCGCTTATCCTGAAAGGAAACAGCAGCGTCCTGGAGGCTATAGCAAGGATTCACGAAGGACCGGCAGACCTTTCCCATCTTACCTTTTTTCACGGTTTTTTAATAAACAATCTGGTTCCGGTCGTCCTGGGAAATCTGTTTGGCGGCGTCGTCCTCATTGCAGGCGCGTACTGGTTCGTCTATTTGCGTCCATCAAGAACGATCTAA
- a CDS encoding formate/nitrite transporter family protein, with protein sequence MADQNTPKTVKIVDIDAYSPPQIAERIDTIATVKASIDTTKTFLLGILAGAYIAFGAQFATLVTCDSTLHYGLTALVAGIVFSLGLILVVIASAELFTGNTLIIMGYVSRRINTRDMLNNWVISYAGNFVGSISMVFWMYHSHQFEFFHHMVGAKALLIANMKVNYTFKTALARGVLCNSMVCLAVWLCFSGRSVADKVISIIFPIGGFVASGFEHSIANMYFIPIGIVLRKNPDVVAAAEKMTGKALDLSQLTWKGFVFNNLIAVTLGNIVGGVILVGIMFWFVYLRPNISLSFSVKQDFFREKK encoded by the coding sequence ATGGCCGATCAAAATACACCAAAAACGGTAAAAATTGTCGATATCGACGCCTATTCACCACCTCAGATTGCCGAAAGGATAGACACGATTGCAACGGTAAAGGCAAGTATCGATACCACAAAGACCTTTCTGCTGGGGATCCTTGCTGGCGCGTATATTGCCTTTGGAGCACAATTCGCCACGCTGGTAACCTGCGACTCTACCTTGCATTACGGTCTTACTGCACTTGTTGCAGGCATTGTCTTTTCCCTCGGTCTTATTCTTGTCGTGATCGCTAGCGCGGAGCTATTTACGGGGAATACCTTAATAATCATGGGATACGTAAGCAGAAGAATCAATACCCGCGACATGCTCAACAACTGGGTTATTTCGTATGCAGGGAATTTCGTTGGCAGCATCTCCATGGTATTCTGGATGTATCATAGCCATCAGTTTGAATTCTTTCATCACATGGTCGGGGCAAAGGCGCTTCTTATTGCAAACATGAAAGTCAATTATACCTTCAAAACGGCTTTAGCGCGGGGCGTGCTCTGCAATTCCATGGTGTGTCTCGCCGTCTGGCTATGCTTTAGCGGCAGAAGCGTTGCCGACAAGGTCATCTCTATTATCTTTCCGATCGGAGGATTCGTTGCCAGCGGCTTTGAACACTCCATCGCCAATATGTACTTTATCCCGATTGGTATTGTATTGAGAAAAAATCCTGATGTTGTTGCCGCCGCAGAAAAGATGACAGGGAAGGCGCTGGACCTCTCACAACTCACGTGGAAGGGCTTTGTCTTTAATAATCTTATTGCCGTTACGCTTGGCAACATTGTGGGTGGCGTTATCCTGGTTGGCATTATGTTCTGGTTCGTTTACCTGCGGCCAAATATCAGCTTGTCCTTCAGCGTAAAACAGGATTTCTTCCGTGAAAAAAAATAA
- the lpxB gene encoding lipid-A-disaccharide synthase codes for MYKVFISAGDSSGDIHGANLMSCMKEKNPRIQFYGLGKNRMKQAGLHCLHDMSAKSLMWLHVLTELTTFFNIKKDCVRFLQRDRPRVVILIDYCGFNFHLARAAKKLKIPVVYYICPQLWAHGPWRVKKMKKLVDKLIVIYPFEKPFYEAAAIPVTYVGHPLFDEMHIKAVDEGTVSELKKTGEPIISFLPGSRRQEIVRLLPLFLRAAELIYQSNPAAQFLVSCSEEHYAPLIQDIVRQTTIPCKIIQGSAHEIIKASSLCIAGAGTITLQIASYLKPMVILYKVSPFAYFIARPFLTTPYIGLVNALAQETIVPELLMCRKNYRWLAREAMQLLSNSQKRQACIDELTSLIGEIGRPGASEHAAEEIVKLL; via the coding sequence ATGTACAAAGTATTCATTAGTGCGGGCGACTCCTCCGGGGATATTCACGGCGCGAATCTCATGTCCTGTATGAAGGAAAAAAATCCCCGGATACAATTTTATGGACTGGGAAAGAACCGCATGAAACAGGCCGGTTTACATTGTCTGCATGATATGTCTGCCAAATCACTCATGTGGCTCCACGTCCTGACGGAACTCACCACCTTTTTTAACATAAAAAAAGATTGTGTCCGTTTCCTCCAACGGGATCGACCCCGGGTAGTTATTCTGATCGACTATTGCGGTTTTAATTTTCATCTGGCCAGGGCAGCAAAGAAACTGAAAATTCCTGTTGTTTATTATATCTGTCCGCAGCTCTGGGCGCACGGGCCGTGGCGGGTGAAAAAGATGAAAAAACTCGTGGATAAATTAATCGTCATTTACCCCTTTGAGAAACCCTTTTACGAGGCGGCGGCGATTCCTGTTACATACGTGGGACATCCGTTATTCGATGAAATGCACATCAAGGCCGTAGACGAGGGGACAGTCTCAGAACTCAAAAAAACCGGTGAGCCTATTATCTCTTTCCTGCCGGGAAGCCGCAGGCAGGAAATCGTCCGGTTATTGCCCTTGTTCCTCCGGGCGGCTGAACTCATATATCAGTCAAACCCTGCTGCCCAATTTCTTGTCTCCTGCAGTGAAGAACACTATGCTCCGCTTATCCAGGATATTGTCAGGCAGACAACTATTCCTTGTAAAATTATCCAGGGAAGCGCTCATGAGATCATCAAGGCGTCCAGCCTCTGTATCGCCGGTGCGGGAACGATTACCTTGCAGATAGCCTCCTACCTGAAACCGATGGTCATTCTTTACAAAGTATCTCCCTTCGCTTACTTCATTGCCCGTCCTTTCCTGACAACCCCTTATATTGGACTGGTAAATGCCCTTGCGCAAGAGACCATTGTTCCCGAACTCCTTATGTGCAGAAAAAATTATCGCTGGTTAGCTCGTGAGGCCATGCAACTACTCAGCAACAGCCAAAAAAGACAAGCCTGTATAGATGAATTAACTTCTTTGATTGGCGAGATTGGAAGGCCCGGGGCGTCTGAACATGCAGCGGAGGAGATAGTAAAACTTCTATAA
- a CDS encoding DUF433 domain-containing protein codes for MAGVLRGPFPKQSPRFYKGNLVAAVPRYVVITTLLDTLFEILNLSVKYQEVITIEPGKRCGKPCIRGMRITVYDVLSYLAAGMTTQDILKDFSCLTKEDIQVCLGYAADRDCQLLIAQ; via the coding sequence ATGGCCGGTGTCTTGCGAGGGCCTTTTCCGAAGCAATCTCCCCGCTTTTATAAAGGAAATTTGGTTGCGGCTGTGCCGCGCTATGTAGTAATTACCACGCTTTTAGATACTTTATTTGAGATTCTTAACCTATCTGTGAAATATCAGGAAGTAATAACAATCGAACCTGGCAAACGTTGTGGGAAACCATGTATTCGCGGTATGCGCATTACGGTGTATGATGTATTGTCATATTTAGCGGCGGGAATGACCACACAAGATATACTAAAAGATTTTTCTTGCCTGACGAAAGAAGACATTCAGGTATGTTTGGGTTATGCTGCTGATCGTGATTGTCAGTTATTGATAGCGCAGTGA
- a CDS encoding transposase codes for MIKYIGLDAHSSTCTFNVTDERGREVDNTTIESNGRLLVKYLRGVEGVKKLTFEECELSNWLYEILRPEVDELIVCNPVANGDYKKKKTDKMDARKLSNLLRGGFLVPVYHDGSKRERLRSLMSGYQDFIEEGVRLKNRYKSLFRKSGKKIKGEALYNDESFLEGLERRDFQFIGTQIYQLLEKMEEGRQEYVKEIVRCSKGFKEIKYLKSIPGIGSIQAAKIVSQVIDPERFSSKYKYYSYCGLVRHKRISDGRGYGSEKIWGNRILKCVYKMAGHSVLKGKSGLRNYYDTLRLKGIGHDNAYNAVCRKIAAISLSVWRKSEKYNDRLITGNLIK; via the coding sequence ATGATAAAGTATATAGGATTGGATGCACATTCGTCAACATGTACATTCAATGTGACGGATGAAAGAGGGAGGGAAGTAGACAACACTACGATTGAGAGCAATGGTCGGCTTTTGGTGAAGTACTTGAGGGGAGTGGAGGGTGTTAAGAAACTGACCTTTGAAGAGTGTGAATTAAGCAACTGGCTGTATGAGATATTGAGACCAGAAGTAGATGAGTTGATCGTATGCAATCCAGTAGCAAACGGAGACTACAAGAAGAAAAAGACGGACAAGATGGATGCCAGGAAGCTGTCGAATCTTTTGCGAGGAGGTTTTCTCGTACCGGTATATCATGATGGTTCAAAGAGGGAGAGGTTAAGGAGTTTAATGTCCGGGTATCAGGATTTCATTGAAGAGGGTGTGAGGCTAAAGAACCGATACAAATCCTTATTTCGGAAAAGTGGGAAGAAAATCAAAGGTGAAGCGTTATATAACGACGAGAGTTTCCTGGAAGGATTAGAGCGAAGAGACTTTCAATTTATTGGCACGCAGATCTATCAGCTTTTAGAGAAGATGGAAGAAGGCAGGCAGGAATATGTAAAAGAGATCGTTCGATGCAGTAAGGGATTTAAAGAGATAAAATATCTCAAGAGCATTCCCGGCATTGGGAGTATCCAGGCGGCGAAGATCGTATCACAGGTAATAGACCCGGAGAGGTTTAGCAGTAAGTACAAATATTACAGCTACTGTGGGTTGGTGAGGCATAAGAGGATAAGTGATGGGAGGGGATATGGGAGTGAAAAGATTTGGGGAAATCGGATATTAAAATGCGTATACAAGATGGCAGGACATTCGGTTTTAAAGGGTAAGAGCGGTTTAAGGAACTATTACGATACCTTGCGGTTGAAAGGCATCGGTCATGACAATGCCTATAATGCAGTATGTCGTAAGATAGCGGCAATATCTTTAAGCGTGTGGAGGAAGAGTGAGAAATATAATGACAGACTGATCACTGGCAATCTAATCAAGTAA